One Solanum lycopersicum chromosome 2, SLM_r2.1 genomic region harbors:
- the LOC101255354 gene encoding GDP-mannose 4,6 dehydratase 1 produces the protein MAAENGSTGNKNGRSKIALITGITGQDGSYLTELLISKNYQVHGLIRRSSSFNTQRINHIYIDPHNTCRAKMKLHYADLSDASSLRRWLDIILPDEIYNLAAQSHVAVSFEIPDYTADVVATGALRLLEALRSHISATGRSHVKYYQAGSSEMFGSTPPPQSETTPFHPRSPYAVSKCSAHWYTVNYREAYGIFACNGILFNHESPRRGENFVTRKITRAVGRIKIGLQSKVFLGNLQASRDWGFAGDYVEAMWMMLQQEKPDDYVVATEDSHTVEEFLEVAFGYVGLNWKEHVEIDKRYFRPTEVDNLKGDASKAKKVLGWKPKVGFEQLVKMMVDEDVELAKREKVLVDAGYIDAQQQP, from the coding sequence ATGGCAGCTGAAAATGGCAGCACCGGCAACAAAAATGGCAGATCCAAAATTGCACTCATCACTGGCATCACAGGCCAAGATGGTTCCTATCTCACTGAATTACTCATTAGCAAAAACTATCAAGTTCATGGCCTTATTCGTAGATCCTCCAGTTTCAATACCCAGCGCATCAATCACATTTATATCGATCCTCATAACACCTGCAGAGCCAAAATGAAGCTTCACTATGCTGATCTCTCCGACGCTAGTTCTCTCCGACGTTGGCTAGATATTATCCTCCCTGATGAGATTTACAACCTAGCTGCTCAATCTCATGTAGCCGTTTCTTTTGAGATCCCTGATTACACCGCCGACGTAGTGGCTACCGGTGCACTCCGCCTCCTTGAGGCGCTTCGTTCTCACATCTCCGCTACCGGAAGGTCTCACGTCAAGTATTACCAAGCCGGATCATCGGAGATGTTCGGATCTACGCCGCCACCGCAATCGGAAACTACTCCGTTTCATCCGAGATCACCTTACGCCGTTTCCAAATGCTCGGCGCATTGGTACACGGTGAATTACCGGGAAGCGTACGGGATATTCGCGTGCAATGGGATTCTCTTCAACCACGAGTCTCCACGTCGGGGTGAGAATTTCGTGACGAGGAAGATTACCCGGGCTGTAGGGAGGATAAAAATCGGGCTACAGAGCAAGgtttttttgggtaatttacagGCGTCAAGGGACTGGGGCTTTGCTGGAGACTATGTAGAAGCAATGTGGATGATGCTGCAGCAAGAGAAACCAGACGACTACGTTGTGGCAACGGAGGATTCACATACTGTAGAGGAGTTTCTAGAAGTAGCATTTGGGTACGTTGGATTGAACTGGAAGGAACATGTGGAGATTGACAAGAGATATTTCCGGCCAACGGAAGTTGACAATCTGAAAGGAGATGCAAGTAAAGCGAAAAAAGTGTTGGGTTGGAAACCAAAAGTGGGATTTGAGCAACTGGTGAAGATGATGGTGGATGAAGATGTAGAGTTGGCTAAAAGAGAGAAAGTTCTTGTTGATGCTGGATACATTGATGCCCAACAACAGCCTTGA
- the LOC101255052 gene encoding uncharacterized protein — MGASESVLSGSQGPIDEITTVSERVEGVDPILDRLKSLKIASPILKSPPAESSLTDILVRKASSTSNKGCVDPKVLLELFSVYRQWQEEKAQKICKRQEEIENKIEVADALAVKLLQRFNYSVSAMKTTSQHLSEVHGLQVELGVLKGRLTEVISNCDALCKRIDAEGPESLRSSIKPFTIASSDTESNSSSMHTLQGKADEKQ, encoded by the exons ATGGGTGCTTCCGAATCAGTTCTCTCCGGCTCACAA GGGCCAATCGATGAGATCACCACAGTTTCTGAGCGTGTAGAAGGCGTTGATCCTATTTTGGATAGGCTAAAATCTCTCAAAATT GCTTCTCCAATACTGAAATCGCCACCAGCTGAGAGTAGCTTGACTGACATTCTGGTGAGGAAAGCATCCTCCACTTCAAATAAAG GCTGCGTAGATCCAAAAGTTCTACTTGAGCTCTTCTCTGTATATCGTCAGTGGCAAGAGGAGAAGGCCCAGAAGATCTGTAAAAGACAG GaagaaatagaaaacaaaatagaagtTGCAGATGCATTGGCTGTTAAGCTTCTTCAACGCTTCAATTACTCTGTTTCCGCAATGAAAACAACCTCACAGCATCTGTCAGAAG TACATGGTTTGCAGGTTGAACTTGGAGTGTTGAAAGGCAGGTTGACAGAGGTAATCAGTAATTGTGATGCATTGTGCAAGAGGATTGATGCAGAGGGACCAGAATCGCTGCGATCATCTATCAAACCATTTACAATAGCTTCCTCGGACACAGAAAGCAACAGCAGCAGCATGCATACTCTGCAAGGTAAAGCAGATGAAAAGCAATAG
- the BBR/BPC2 gene encoding GAGA-binding transcriptional activator yields MMDHNNFTIKTYMAIMAERDAAIRERNMALEERKRAFAERDMAMLQRDAALAERNALIQERNDAIAALRLQDSSTNDNNMVPDSPGNGTESGAKHIYNQQQMYRTTADAAHGSTEDPAAGYLKDTDTSEAKIPKKVKRPKESRHNKQAKIPRVGKISTDSLSMQVIATTSDDWVNLQEMDSDKEGDTQLTSWKDNLGLKINFDDSAMPVPVCSCTGTPQPCYKWGHGGWQSACCTTTISMYPLPQISNKRYSRVGGRKMSGGAFSKLLNRLAAQGYDLSIPLDLKDHWAKHGTNRYSTLK; encoded by the exons ATGATG GACCACAATAACTTTACTATAAAGACTTACATGGCCATCATGGCTGAGAGGGATGCTGCCATCCGTGAACGGAATATGGCACTAGAGGAGAGAAAGAGAGCTTTTGCAGAGCGAGACATGGCAATGCTTCAGAGAGATGCAGCACTTGCAGAGCGTAATGCTTTGATTCAAGAGAGGAACGATGCCATTGCTGCTCTTCGATTGCAGGACAGCTCTACAAATGACAACAATATGGTTCCAGATTCACCAGGAAATGGAACTGAAAGTGGTGCAAAGCACATTTATAACCAACAGCAAATGTATAGAACCACAGCTGATGCTGCTCATGGTTCAACGGAAGATCCCGCAGCTGGCTACTTGAAAGACACAGATACTTCTGAAGCAAAGATTCCTAAAAAGGTCAAGCGACCTAAAGAGAGCAGACACAATAAGCAAGCTAAGATTCCAAGAGTGGGTAAAATTAGCACAGACAGTTTAAGCATGCAGGTCATAGCCACAACATCAGATGATTGGGTAAATCTGCAAGAGATGGATAGTGACAAGGAAGGAGATACACAGCTCACATCATGGAAAGATAATTTGGggttgaaaatcaattttgatgACTCTGCTATGCCAGTGCCTGTTTGCTCCTGTACTGGGACTCCACAGCCATGCTATAAATGGGGTCATGGTGGGTGGCAGTCAGCTTGCTGCACAACTACCATATCTATGTATCCATTACCTCAAATATCAAACAAACGCTATTCCCGTGTGGGTGGAAGAAAGATGAGTGGTGGTGCCTTCAGTAAATTGCTTAATCGTCTTGCTGCTCAAGGTTATGACCTGTCTATTCCACTTGACCTGAAGGATCATTGGGCTAAACATGGCACAAACCGCTACAGCACATTGAAATAG
- the LOC544142 gene encoding H1 histone-like protein — protein MTAIGEVENPAVVQRPTEASKVKEQASATEKAVKEKKPRAPKEKKPKSAKAVTHPPYFQMIKEALLSLNEKGGSSPYAVAKYMEDKHKDELPANFRKILGLQLKNSAAKGKLIKIKASYKLSEAGKKETTTKTSTKKLPKADSKKKPRSTRATSTAAKKTEVPKKAKATPKPKKVGAKRTRKSTPAKAKQPKSIKSPAAKRAKKIAV, from the exons ATGACGGCAATCGGAGAAGTTGAGAACCCCGCCGTTGTGCAGCGACCAACAGAGGCTTCCAAGGTTAAGGAGCAGGCTTCGGCGACAGAGAAGGCTGTTAAGGAGAAGAAACCTAGGGCTCCCAAAGAGAAGAAGCCTAAATCTGCCAAGGCTGTTACTCATCCTCCTTATTTTCAG ATGATTAAGGAGGCTCTGTTGTCTCTGAACGAGAAAGGTGGATCGAGTCCGTATGCAGTTGCTAAATACATGGAAGACAAACATAAGGATGAATTACCAGCAAATTTCAGGAAAATTCTAGGTCTTCAATTGAAGAATTCTGCAGCAAAGGGGAAGCTAATCAAAATCAAGGCTTCATACAAACTATCTGAGGCTGGAAAGAAGGAGACTACAACAAAAACGTCTACCAAAAAGCTCCCCAAGGCCGATTCTAAGAAGAAACCTAGAAGCACCAGGGCCACTTCAACTGCAGCGAAGAAAACAGAGGTGCCGAAGAAAGCAAAAGCGACGCCAAAACCGAAGAAGGTTGGAGCCAAGAGGACAAGGAAGTCTACTCCGGCGAAGGCAAAGCAACCAAAGTCTATCAAGTCTCCTGCTGCTAAAAGGGCCAAGAAAATTGCAGTTTAA